The Pontibacter korlensis sequence ATCTTTCAAGAAGATGTAGTAGCGCAAACTCATGATGGCATAAAAATAAAAAAAGAGAAACAGCTTTTTAGCTATCTCTCTTTTTTATGTTCTTAGATCAAATGACCAGCAATTCTTATACTTTCTTTAAGCCAAGCTCTATCAGCCGCTCGGTCAGGTATTCACCTGCTGTCGCGTCTGGGTAGGCTTTTGGATTCTTCTCGTCAATGCAGCTCTCCAGGCAAGTCAGGTCCATTTCGGAGCGTGGGTGCATAAAGAACGGAATGGAGTAGCGAGAAGTATGCATCAGTTCGCGCGGCGGGTTAACCACACGGTGAATGGTAGACTTCAGCTTGTTGTTAGTTAAACGCGCCAGCATGTCGCCTACGTTTACCACTACTTGCTCTGGCAGCGCAGTAATTGGAATCCACTGTCCATCACGACGAAGTACCTGCAGGCCATCGGCACTGGCACCCATCAGTAAGGTGATAAGGTTGATGTCTCCGTGTTCAGCAGCACGCACTGCATCAGCAGGTACGCTATCCGGATCTTCAATAGGGAAGTAGTGGATAGGGCGCAGAATGCTGTTGCCATACTTCACTTTCTCATCAAAGTAGTTTTCCTCTAAGCCCAAGTGAATGGCAATAGCACGTAATATTTGCTTCCCGGCAGCCTCTAGCCTGCGGTAAGCCTCCAGAGTTACTTCTTTAAATGCTGGTATCTCCTCTGGGAAGACATTATCAGGATATTCTGCTTTAATAGGGTCGCTGTCTGGAATATCGCTCAGCTCCTGGCCTACGTGGTAGAACTCTTTCAGGTCGCCAGTGTTGAATCCCTTTGCTTTCTCTTTCCCCTTGCCAACATAGCCACGCTGGCCGGCAAGTTCCGGGTGCTCATACTTCTGCTTCACCTCGTCTGGCAAGGCAAAGAACTCTTTTGTGGCCGCGTAAAGCTGCTCTGTTAGCTCGTCGCTAAGGCCATGGTTACGCAAGGCAATGAAGCCGATGTTTTGGTAGGCTTCGCCCAGCTGCTTAACAAATTGAGCCTTTCTCTCCGCATCTCCAGAAGTCAAATCCGCCAGGTCGAGAGAAGGGATCTCGTCAAACAAAATCTCGCTCATATATAATTTTTAGCGTATACTTTATCGTGATATTCACGTAGTTCGCAATATACAAAGAATAATTACTAAATTAGCTTCATTGCTAACCAAACGAAAAACCCATGAAAAAAATGTACCTACTGGTGGCTTCGGCCTTGATGCTATGCTTCTCGGCCTGTGATACTGCCAGACAGACGCAGGAAGCCGAGAACCAAACACCCGCAGAAACCAGTGTAGGGGGACCTACTCCTGTTGGTGCTGTTATGAGCAAAAACGGTTTGCGTGTGTACGCATTTGATAATTCGCAGAGGTATCCTGAGTCGCAACTGCGCCTGAACACACCGCCAGCTGGAGGTGTGGTAGAGCCAGGGCCAGTACAGTTCTCTTACTCGCTATCTAACTATGAGCTTACCCGCATGACGCCGCACTCTAATGCGGAGCATATGGCTAACTCGCACCAGGGACAACATATTCACAACATCGTGGACAATGAGCCATACACTGCTCATTACGAGACAGAATTTACAAAGGAGATAGGAGAGGGTGAGCATGTGATTCTGTCGTTCTTGTCGCGCTCTTACCATGAAAGCTTGAAACATAAAGGCGCTTACGACCTGCGCAAGATAACAGTAGGCAAGCCTACCGAGTCACTGGAGTTTGATGAAAGTGCGCCGCACATGTTCTACAGCCGCCCGAAAGGCGAATATGTAGGTCCTGCTGAAACGGAGAAGGTAATGTTAGACTTCTACTTAGTTAACACCGACCTCTCTACAACAGGCAATAAAGTGCGCGCTACTATAAACGGCACAGAATTTATACTTGACCGCTGGATGCCATACATTATGGAAGGCCTGCCGATGGGCGAGAACACCATTAAGCTGGAGCTGATTGACAATAACGGCAACGTACTTCCTGGTCCGTTCAACAGCGTAGAAAGAACCTTTACATTGAAGCCTGCAGCTTAGGCCAGTGTAAAGCTAAAGCAATAAGGCCCGCCTCTATACTTAGAGACGGGCCTTATTGCTTTAGCTGGTACTGTAGAGAATAGAGTGCAGTTGAGCTAAGACATAAGATATGCTTGTCGATTAATATATAACAATTTTATAGATTTACAAGTGGTTGTATTTCAATATAATGTGTAAGGTTGTTGTATAGTCAGTGCCTTAATTTTCCACTAAGCCTCTAAGCAATGAAGAAACCATCTTTTCTCCTCGTCATGCTAGCTCTGTTTCTTTTTTCTTGTAGCAAAGATGAAAGTATAATAGTGCCTACCCCTGAGTTTACTATTCCGGGTGAGTTTTATACGACAGAAGAGTATGTTACCATAAAGAATGTAAGCGAGGCAGATGGGTATCACTGGGATTTCGGTAATGGCACAACCTCTAAACAGCGGGAGCCTGATTCGTATATTTATGCTGCGCCAGGTACATATACTGTTACGCTTACAACCTACACAGCAGGCGTTGCAAAGACAGTAGAGAAGAAGATAAAGGTGGTGCGGCTATATGCCTACGAAGTGCAGTTGCAGAGCTATTTCGAAAATTATGCATTGGAGGGAGGTGATATCGCTGCTCCTTAGGAGGGCAACCCAGATGTATACTTGCAGATTTCCACCTATAATAATGAAGAACAGGTAATAT is a genomic window containing:
- a CDS encoding isopenicillin N synthase family dioxygenase, coding for MSEILFDEIPSLDLADLTSGDAERKAQFVKQLGEAYQNIGFIALRNHGLSDELTEQLYAATKEFFALPDEVKQKYEHPELAGQRGYVGKGKEKAKGFNTGDLKEFYHVGQELSDIPDSDPIKAEYPDNVFPEEIPAFKEVTLEAYRRLEAAGKQILRAIAIHLGLEENYFDEKVKYGNSILRPIHYFPIEDPDSVPADAVRAAEHGDINLITLLMGASADGLQVLRRDGQWIPITALPEQVVVNVGDMLARLTNNKLKSTIHRVVNPPRELMHTSRYSIPFFMHPRSEMDLTCLESCIDEKNPKAYPDATAGEYLTERLIELGLKKV
- a CDS encoding PKD domain-containing protein, producing the protein MKKPSFLLVMLALFLFSCSKDESIIVPTPEFTIPGEFYTTEEYVTIKNVSEADGYHWDFGNGTTSKQREPDSYIYAAPGTYTVTLTTYTAGVAKTVEKKIKVVRLYAYEVQLQSYFENYALEGGDIAAP